The Rhododendron vialii isolate Sample 1 chromosome 5a, ASM3025357v1 genome contains a region encoding:
- the LOC131326497 gene encoding transcription factor PIF3-like isoform X2, producing MPLSEFYAMARGKVGSVQQKTTPYSTDQSPLRDNEFVELVWDNGQIMMQGQSIRRIPIPNNFQSQTMKLRDKDPGNVTNSKTGKFGTLESGFNNFATATPSGEMGLSQDDDTVPWWSYPFSDSLQHDYCSELLPELSGVTVNDISAQNSFSSIDKRNSCNQTIRGTTIISGQNGFSLELVNGSNVSSSEVGKSSRSRSGQFFPWSFQESPAPIPSLRSGVSGVISNDTRNTKHDSCGDSIQAQLSADDLSSIKIQKQDSGLPNASSSFMNFSHFSRPAAFVRANLQNVGAMGGENKGTAPSSSILAEPMLVDLSNGLRNEMGSYSQPNSVPPKVDAKPVVAKPLEEPHAVYQEDSDKNDKLPNQVLGASASEGMPDGEKTRDPLVACSSVGSGNSAERASNDPTHNFKRKYRETDDSEGRSEDVEEESTGVRKAAAVRGATGSKRSRAAEVHNLSERRRRDRINEKMRALQELIPNCNKVDKASMLDEAIEYLKTLQLQVQIMSMGAGLYMPPMMVPTGMQHMHAAHMAQFSPMAVGMGLGMGMNGGSLGWPTIQVPSMQGPHFSAPRPQPILGTTNFQGMGVSNLQVFGHPGQGLAMSSPRAHLMPLPGGPPINLAGGLNANGTAAAVEVPNSAPTTNSKDLLGTTNSQMVHNTDASSSMNQESSQMQGNNLDNRS from the exons ATGCCTTTATCAGAGTTTTATGCGATGGCTAGAGGGAAGGTTGGATCTGTTCAACAGAAAACAACCCCATATTCAACTGATCAATCTCCTCT ACGCGATAATGAGTTTGTTGAGCTAGTTTGGGATAATGGTCAGATTATGATGCAAGGCCAGTCAATTAGAAGAATCCCCATTCCAAACAATTTTCAATCTCAAACTATGAAGCTTAGAGACAAAGATCCAGGGAATGTTACCAATTCCAAGACTGGAAAGTTTGGGACATTGGAATCTGGTTTCAACAATTTTGCAACAGCAACGCCATCGGGGGAAATGGGATTAAGTCAAGATGATGACACGGTACCTTGGTGGAGCTATCCCTTTTCTGATTCTCTACAACATGATTACTGTTCTGAATTATTGCCTGAATTATCTGGTGTTACCGTAAATGATATCTCTGCACAAAATAGTTTCTCATCGATCGACAAGAGAAATAGTTGTAACCAAACAATCAGGGGTACAACTATTATATCTGGGCAGAATGGTTTTAGTTTAGAACTGGTAAACGGATCCAATGTTTCTTCTTCAGAAGTTGGCAAGTCTTCTAGATCAAGAAGTGGCCAGTTCTTTCCATGGTCTTTCCAGGAAAGTCCTGCACCGATTCCCTCTCTTAGATCTGGAGTTTCAGGTGTTATTAGTAATGATACCAGGAATACAAAGCATGATAGTTGCGGGGATTCCATTCAGGCTCAGCTTTCGGCAGATGATTTGTCTAGCATAAAGATTCAGAAGCAAGATTCAGGACTACCCAACGCTAGCTCTAGTTTTATGAACTTCTCGCACTTCTCCAGACCTGCTGCATTTGTTCGAGCTAATCTCCAAAATGTTGGTGCTATGGGAGGTGAGAATAAGGGGACAGCTCCAAGTAGTAGCATTCTTGCTGAACCCATGCTTGTTGATTTGAGTAATGGCTTAAGAAATGAAATGGGTTCATATAGCCAACCTAATTCGGTCCCACCCAAGGTAGATGCAAAACCTGTGGTGGCTAAGCCACTGGAGGAGCCACATGCTGTTTATCAAGAAGATTCTGATAAGAATGATAAGTTGCCAAATCAAGTATTGGGTGCTAGTGCATCTGAAGGAATGCCAGATGGTGAGAAGACTAGAGATCCACTAGTTGCTTGTTCATCAGTGGGTTCTGGAAATAGTGCAGAGAGAGCTTCAAATGATCCAACACAtaatttcaagagaaaatatCGGGAGACTGACGACTCTGAAGGCCGCTCTGAA GACGTTGAAGAAGAATCAACTGGTGTAAGAAAAGCAGCTGCTGTTCGAGGAGCTACAGGTTCGAAAAGAAGCCGAGCAGCAGAAGTGCATAATTTATCAGAAAGG AGGCGAAGAGATAGAATTAATGAGAAGATGCGTGCCCTACAAGAGCTTATACCTAACTGCAACAAG GTGGACAAAGCTTCAATGCTCGACGAAGCCATTGAATATTTGAAGACACTCCAACTTCAAGTGCAG attatgtCGATGGGAGCTGGGTTGTATATGCCGCCAATGATGGTTCCAACAGGGATGCAACATATGCATGCAGCTCATATGGCACAATTTTCACCCATGGCTGTTGGCATGGGACTGGGGATGGGTATGAATGGTGGATCTCTCGGATGGCCCACGATTCAGGTACCCTCGATGCAAGGACCACATTTCTCTGCCCCGCGTCCCCAACCCATTTTGGGGACTACCAATTTCCAAGGGATGGGTGTATCTAACCTTCAAGTTTTTGGGCATCCTGGTCAAGGACTTGCCATGTCATCGCCAAGGGCGCACTTGATGCCTTTGCCAGGAGGGCCTCCTATAAATTTAGCTGGGGGACTGAATGCCAATGGGACGGCTGCTGCTGTGGAAGTTCCAAATTCGGCTCCAACAACTAACTCAAAGGACTTGTTAGGGACCACTAACTCACAAATGGTGCACAATACTGATGCTAGTAGCTCAATGAACCAGGAATCTAGTCAG ATGCAAGGGAATAATCTTGACAACCGATCTTAA
- the LOC131326497 gene encoding transcription factor PIF3-like isoform X3, protein MPLSEFYAMARGKVGSVQQKTTPYSTDQSPLRDNEFVELVWDNGQIMMQGQSIRRIPIPNNFQSQTMKLRDKDPGNVTNSKTGKFGTLESGFNNFATATPSGEMGLSQDDDTVPWWSYPFSDSLQHDYCSELLPELSGVTVNDISAQNSFSSIDKRNSCNQTIRGTTIISGQNGFSLELVNGSNVSSSEVGKSSRSRSGQFFPWSFQESPAPIPSLRSGVSGVISNDTRNTKHDSCGDSIQAQLSADDLSSIKIQKQDSGLPNASSSFMNFSHFSRPAAFVRANLQNVGAMGGENKGTAPSSSILAEPMLVDLSNGLRNEMGSYSQPNSVPPKVDAKPVVAKPLEEPHAVYQEDSDKNDKLPNQVLGASASEGMPDGEKTRDPLVACSSVGSGNSAERASNDPTHNFKRKYRETDDSEGRSEDVEEESTGVRKAAAVRGATGSKRSRAAEVHNLSERRRRDRINEKMRALQELIPNCNKVDKASMLDEAIEYLKTLQLQVQIMSMGAGLYMPPMMVPTGMQHMHAAHMAQFSPMAVGMGLGMGMNGGSLGWPTIQVPSMQGPHFSAPRPQPILGTTNFQGMGVSNLQVFGHPGQGLAMSSPRAHLMPLPGGPPINLAGGLNANGTAAAVEVPNSAPTTNSKDLLGTTNSQMVHNTDASSSMNQESSQCQATNR, encoded by the exons ATGCCTTTATCAGAGTTTTATGCGATGGCTAGAGGGAAGGTTGGATCTGTTCAACAGAAAACAACCCCATATTCAACTGATCAATCTCCTCT ACGCGATAATGAGTTTGTTGAGCTAGTTTGGGATAATGGTCAGATTATGATGCAAGGCCAGTCAATTAGAAGAATCCCCATTCCAAACAATTTTCAATCTCAAACTATGAAGCTTAGAGACAAAGATCCAGGGAATGTTACCAATTCCAAGACTGGAAAGTTTGGGACATTGGAATCTGGTTTCAACAATTTTGCAACAGCAACGCCATCGGGGGAAATGGGATTAAGTCAAGATGATGACACGGTACCTTGGTGGAGCTATCCCTTTTCTGATTCTCTACAACATGATTACTGTTCTGAATTATTGCCTGAATTATCTGGTGTTACCGTAAATGATATCTCTGCACAAAATAGTTTCTCATCGATCGACAAGAGAAATAGTTGTAACCAAACAATCAGGGGTACAACTATTATATCTGGGCAGAATGGTTTTAGTTTAGAACTGGTAAACGGATCCAATGTTTCTTCTTCAGAAGTTGGCAAGTCTTCTAGATCAAGAAGTGGCCAGTTCTTTCCATGGTCTTTCCAGGAAAGTCCTGCACCGATTCCCTCTCTTAGATCTGGAGTTTCAGGTGTTATTAGTAATGATACCAGGAATACAAAGCATGATAGTTGCGGGGATTCCATTCAGGCTCAGCTTTCGGCAGATGATTTGTCTAGCATAAAGATTCAGAAGCAAGATTCAGGACTACCCAACGCTAGCTCTAGTTTTATGAACTTCTCGCACTTCTCCAGACCTGCTGCATTTGTTCGAGCTAATCTCCAAAATGTTGGTGCTATGGGAGGTGAGAATAAGGGGACAGCTCCAAGTAGTAGCATTCTTGCTGAACCCATGCTTGTTGATTTGAGTAATGGCTTAAGAAATGAAATGGGTTCATATAGCCAACCTAATTCGGTCCCACCCAAGGTAGATGCAAAACCTGTGGTGGCTAAGCCACTGGAGGAGCCACATGCTGTTTATCAAGAAGATTCTGATAAGAATGATAAGTTGCCAAATCAAGTATTGGGTGCTAGTGCATCTGAAGGAATGCCAGATGGTGAGAAGACTAGAGATCCACTAGTTGCTTGTTCATCAGTGGGTTCTGGAAATAGTGCAGAGAGAGCTTCAAATGATCCAACACAtaatttcaagagaaaatatCGGGAGACTGACGACTCTGAAGGCCGCTCTGAA GACGTTGAAGAAGAATCAACTGGTGTAAGAAAAGCAGCTGCTGTTCGAGGAGCTACAGGTTCGAAAAGAAGCCGAGCAGCAGAAGTGCATAATTTATCAGAAAGG AGGCGAAGAGATAGAATTAATGAGAAGATGCGTGCCCTACAAGAGCTTATACCTAACTGCAACAAG GTGGACAAAGCTTCAATGCTCGACGAAGCCATTGAATATTTGAAGACACTCCAACTTCAAGTGCAG attatgtCGATGGGAGCTGGGTTGTATATGCCGCCAATGATGGTTCCAACAGGGATGCAACATATGCATGCAGCTCATATGGCACAATTTTCACCCATGGCTGTTGGCATGGGACTGGGGATGGGTATGAATGGTGGATCTCTCGGATGGCCCACGATTCAGGTACCCTCGATGCAAGGACCACATTTCTCTGCCCCGCGTCCCCAACCCATTTTGGGGACTACCAATTTCCAAGGGATGGGTGTATCTAACCTTCAAGTTTTTGGGCATCCTGGTCAAGGACTTGCCATGTCATCGCCAAGGGCGCACTTGATGCCTTTGCCAGGAGGGCCTCCTATAAATTTAGCTGGGGGACTGAATGCCAATGGGACGGCTGCTGCTGTGGAAGTTCCAAATTCGGCTCCAACAACTAACTCAAAGGACTTGTTAGGGACCACTAACTCACAAATGGTGCACAATACTGATGCTAGTAGCTCAATGAACCAGGAATCTAGTCAG TGTCAGGCGACTAACAGATGA
- the LOC131326497 gene encoding transcription factor PIF3-like isoform X1 — MPLSEFYAMARGKVGSVQQKTTPYSTDQSPLRDNEFVELVWDNGQIMMQGQSIRRIPIPNNFQSQTMKLRDKDPGNVTNSKTGKFGTLESGFNNFATATPSGEMGLSQDDDTVPWWSYPFSDSLQHDYCSELLPELSGVTVNDISAQNSFSSIDKRNSCNQTIRGTTIISGQNGFSLELVNGSNVSSSEVGKSSRSRSGQFFPWSFQESPAPIPSLRSGVSGVISNDTRNTKHDSCGDSIQAQLSADDLSSIKIQKQDSGLPNASSSFMNFSHFSRPAAFVRANLQNVGAMGGENKGTAPSSSILAEPMLVDLSNGLRNEMGSYSQPNSVPPKVDAKPVVAKPLEEPHAVYQEDSDKNDKLPNQVLGASASEGMPDGEKTRDPLVACSSVGSGNSAERASNDPTHNFKRKYRETDDSEGRSEDVEEESTGVRKAAAVRGATGSKRSRAAEVHNLSERRRRDRINEKMRALQELIPNCNKVDKASMLDEAIEYLKTLQLQVQIMSMGAGLYMPPMMVPTGMQHMHAAHMAQFSPMAVGMGLGMGMNGGSLGWPTIQVPSMQGPHFSAPRPQPILGTTNFQGMGVSNLQVFGHPGQGLAMSSPRAHLMPLPGGPPINLAGGLNANGTAAAVEVPNSAPTTNSKDLLGTTNSQMVHNTDASSSMNQESSQVCELYVMKNSIS; from the exons ATGCCTTTATCAGAGTTTTATGCGATGGCTAGAGGGAAGGTTGGATCTGTTCAACAGAAAACAACCCCATATTCAACTGATCAATCTCCTCT ACGCGATAATGAGTTTGTTGAGCTAGTTTGGGATAATGGTCAGATTATGATGCAAGGCCAGTCAATTAGAAGAATCCCCATTCCAAACAATTTTCAATCTCAAACTATGAAGCTTAGAGACAAAGATCCAGGGAATGTTACCAATTCCAAGACTGGAAAGTTTGGGACATTGGAATCTGGTTTCAACAATTTTGCAACAGCAACGCCATCGGGGGAAATGGGATTAAGTCAAGATGATGACACGGTACCTTGGTGGAGCTATCCCTTTTCTGATTCTCTACAACATGATTACTGTTCTGAATTATTGCCTGAATTATCTGGTGTTACCGTAAATGATATCTCTGCACAAAATAGTTTCTCATCGATCGACAAGAGAAATAGTTGTAACCAAACAATCAGGGGTACAACTATTATATCTGGGCAGAATGGTTTTAGTTTAGAACTGGTAAACGGATCCAATGTTTCTTCTTCAGAAGTTGGCAAGTCTTCTAGATCAAGAAGTGGCCAGTTCTTTCCATGGTCTTTCCAGGAAAGTCCTGCACCGATTCCCTCTCTTAGATCTGGAGTTTCAGGTGTTATTAGTAATGATACCAGGAATACAAAGCATGATAGTTGCGGGGATTCCATTCAGGCTCAGCTTTCGGCAGATGATTTGTCTAGCATAAAGATTCAGAAGCAAGATTCAGGACTACCCAACGCTAGCTCTAGTTTTATGAACTTCTCGCACTTCTCCAGACCTGCTGCATTTGTTCGAGCTAATCTCCAAAATGTTGGTGCTATGGGAGGTGAGAATAAGGGGACAGCTCCAAGTAGTAGCATTCTTGCTGAACCCATGCTTGTTGATTTGAGTAATGGCTTAAGAAATGAAATGGGTTCATATAGCCAACCTAATTCGGTCCCACCCAAGGTAGATGCAAAACCTGTGGTGGCTAAGCCACTGGAGGAGCCACATGCTGTTTATCAAGAAGATTCTGATAAGAATGATAAGTTGCCAAATCAAGTATTGGGTGCTAGTGCATCTGAAGGAATGCCAGATGGTGAGAAGACTAGAGATCCACTAGTTGCTTGTTCATCAGTGGGTTCTGGAAATAGTGCAGAGAGAGCTTCAAATGATCCAACACAtaatttcaagagaaaatatCGGGAGACTGACGACTCTGAAGGCCGCTCTGAA GACGTTGAAGAAGAATCAACTGGTGTAAGAAAAGCAGCTGCTGTTCGAGGAGCTACAGGTTCGAAAAGAAGCCGAGCAGCAGAAGTGCATAATTTATCAGAAAGG AGGCGAAGAGATAGAATTAATGAGAAGATGCGTGCCCTACAAGAGCTTATACCTAACTGCAACAAG GTGGACAAAGCTTCAATGCTCGACGAAGCCATTGAATATTTGAAGACACTCCAACTTCAAGTGCAG attatgtCGATGGGAGCTGGGTTGTATATGCCGCCAATGATGGTTCCAACAGGGATGCAACATATGCATGCAGCTCATATGGCACAATTTTCACCCATGGCTGTTGGCATGGGACTGGGGATGGGTATGAATGGTGGATCTCTCGGATGGCCCACGATTCAGGTACCCTCGATGCAAGGACCACATTTCTCTGCCCCGCGTCCCCAACCCATTTTGGGGACTACCAATTTCCAAGGGATGGGTGTATCTAACCTTCAAGTTTTTGGGCATCCTGGTCAAGGACTTGCCATGTCATCGCCAAGGGCGCACTTGATGCCTTTGCCAGGAGGGCCTCCTATAAATTTAGCTGGGGGACTGAATGCCAATGGGACGGCTGCTGCTGTGGAAGTTCCAAATTCGGCTCCAACAACTAACTCAAAGGACTTGTTAGGGACCACTAACTCACAAATGGTGCACAATACTGATGCTAGTAGCTCAATGAACCAGGAATCTAGTCAGGTTTGTGAGTTATATGTCATGAAGAATTCCATTTCGTAG
- the LOC131326497 gene encoding transcription factor PIF3-like isoform X4 has protein sequence MPLSEFYAMARGKVGSVQQKTTPYSTDQSPLRDNEFVELVWDNGQIMMQGQSIRRIPIPNNFQSQTMKLRDKDPGNVTNSKTGKFGTLESGFNNFATATPSGEMGLSQDDDTVPWWSYPFSDSLQHDYCSELLPELSGVTVNDISAQNSFSSIDKRNSCNQTIRGTTIISGQNGFSLELVNGSNVSSSEVGKSSRSRSGQFFPWSFQESPAPIPSLRSGVSGVISNDTRNTKHDSCGDSIQAQLSADDLSSIKIQKQDSGLPNASSSFMNFSHFSRPAAFVRANLQNVGAMGGENKGTAPSSSILAEPMLVDLSNGLRNEMGSYSQPNSVPPKVDAKPVVAKPLEEPHAVYQEDSDKNDKLPNQVLGASASEGMPDGEKTRDPLVACSSVGSGNSAERASNDPTHNFKRKYRETDDSEGRSEDVEEESTGVRKAAAVRGATGSKRSRAAEVHNLSERRRRDRINEKMRALQELIPNCNKVDKASMLDEAIEYLKTLQLQVQIMSMGAGLYMPPMMVPTGMQHMHAAHMAQFSPMAVGMGLGMGMNGGSLGWPTIQVPSMQGPHFSAPRPQPILGTTNFQGMGVSNLQVFGHPGQGLAMSSPRAHLMPLPGGPPINLAGGLNANGTAAAVEVPNSAPTTNSKDLLGTTNSQMVHNTDASSSMNQESSQVVT, from the exons ATGCCTTTATCAGAGTTTTATGCGATGGCTAGAGGGAAGGTTGGATCTGTTCAACAGAAAACAACCCCATATTCAACTGATCAATCTCCTCT ACGCGATAATGAGTTTGTTGAGCTAGTTTGGGATAATGGTCAGATTATGATGCAAGGCCAGTCAATTAGAAGAATCCCCATTCCAAACAATTTTCAATCTCAAACTATGAAGCTTAGAGACAAAGATCCAGGGAATGTTACCAATTCCAAGACTGGAAAGTTTGGGACATTGGAATCTGGTTTCAACAATTTTGCAACAGCAACGCCATCGGGGGAAATGGGATTAAGTCAAGATGATGACACGGTACCTTGGTGGAGCTATCCCTTTTCTGATTCTCTACAACATGATTACTGTTCTGAATTATTGCCTGAATTATCTGGTGTTACCGTAAATGATATCTCTGCACAAAATAGTTTCTCATCGATCGACAAGAGAAATAGTTGTAACCAAACAATCAGGGGTACAACTATTATATCTGGGCAGAATGGTTTTAGTTTAGAACTGGTAAACGGATCCAATGTTTCTTCTTCAGAAGTTGGCAAGTCTTCTAGATCAAGAAGTGGCCAGTTCTTTCCATGGTCTTTCCAGGAAAGTCCTGCACCGATTCCCTCTCTTAGATCTGGAGTTTCAGGTGTTATTAGTAATGATACCAGGAATACAAAGCATGATAGTTGCGGGGATTCCATTCAGGCTCAGCTTTCGGCAGATGATTTGTCTAGCATAAAGATTCAGAAGCAAGATTCAGGACTACCCAACGCTAGCTCTAGTTTTATGAACTTCTCGCACTTCTCCAGACCTGCTGCATTTGTTCGAGCTAATCTCCAAAATGTTGGTGCTATGGGAGGTGAGAATAAGGGGACAGCTCCAAGTAGTAGCATTCTTGCTGAACCCATGCTTGTTGATTTGAGTAATGGCTTAAGAAATGAAATGGGTTCATATAGCCAACCTAATTCGGTCCCACCCAAGGTAGATGCAAAACCTGTGGTGGCTAAGCCACTGGAGGAGCCACATGCTGTTTATCAAGAAGATTCTGATAAGAATGATAAGTTGCCAAATCAAGTATTGGGTGCTAGTGCATCTGAAGGAATGCCAGATGGTGAGAAGACTAGAGATCCACTAGTTGCTTGTTCATCAGTGGGTTCTGGAAATAGTGCAGAGAGAGCTTCAAATGATCCAACACAtaatttcaagagaaaatatCGGGAGACTGACGACTCTGAAGGCCGCTCTGAA GACGTTGAAGAAGAATCAACTGGTGTAAGAAAAGCAGCTGCTGTTCGAGGAGCTACAGGTTCGAAAAGAAGCCGAGCAGCAGAAGTGCATAATTTATCAGAAAGG AGGCGAAGAGATAGAATTAATGAGAAGATGCGTGCCCTACAAGAGCTTATACCTAACTGCAACAAG GTGGACAAAGCTTCAATGCTCGACGAAGCCATTGAATATTTGAAGACACTCCAACTTCAAGTGCAG attatgtCGATGGGAGCTGGGTTGTATATGCCGCCAATGATGGTTCCAACAGGGATGCAACATATGCATGCAGCTCATATGGCACAATTTTCACCCATGGCTGTTGGCATGGGACTGGGGATGGGTATGAATGGTGGATCTCTCGGATGGCCCACGATTCAGGTACCCTCGATGCAAGGACCACATTTCTCTGCCCCGCGTCCCCAACCCATTTTGGGGACTACCAATTTCCAAGGGATGGGTGTATCTAACCTTCAAGTTTTTGGGCATCCTGGTCAAGGACTTGCCATGTCATCGCCAAGGGCGCACTTGATGCCTTTGCCAGGAGGGCCTCCTATAAATTTAGCTGGGGGACTGAATGCCAATGGGACGGCTGCTGCTGTGGAAGTTCCAAATTCGGCTCCAACAACTAACTCAAAGGACTTGTTAGGGACCACTAACTCACAAATGGTGCACAATACTGATGCTAGTAGCTCAATGAACCAGGAATCTAGTCAG GTTGTGACTTAA